In the Natrinema sp. CBA1119 genome, TGGGCCGTAAACGACGCGTTCGGACGACTGCCGACCTATCGCGCGACGATCGACGGGACGACGGTCGTCACGCGCGAGCTCAAGGCCGTTCGGGAATTGGGGCGGGCACTCGGCGACGAACTCGAGCCCGACCCGATCGCTCTCGGGCAGTTGCTGCTCCTCGGCTACCCGCTCGGGACGCGAACGCTGTACGCGGGCGTCGAACGGCTTCCGCCGGGATCGTTGTTCGAGGTCGGCGCGGAGTCGGTGACGTCGACACACGAGTTCGAGTTCGACGTCCACGCGAACGGGAATCGAAGCGTCAAGGCGAACGCCCGGCGGCTCCGGGACCAATTCGTCGAAGCGTGCGAAAACCGCGCCAGCGTCTCCGAGGAAACGCTTATCTCCCTCAGCGGTGGCCTCGACTCGCGGGCGGCGATCGCCGGGTACACTCGCGTCGATGGGACACTGACGGCCGCGACATCGATGCGAGCCGACGGCGCGAACACTGCCGAAGTCAACGTTGCACGACAGGTAGCGAACGCGCTCGACGTTCCCTGGGAGTCGTACGTCGTCGACAGGACCGATCACCACCGCGAAGCGCTGCTCGACATGACGCAGGGAATGAACAACTTGAGCATGTCCCTGGGTCTCAACTTCGCCGAACAGGTGTCGGTGGACCATCCCCGCGCCACGTTCATCACTGGTGACGGCGGCGACAAGGCATTTCCCGACCTGACACCGTCGAAAGACGTCGATTCGATCGACGAACTCGTGGACGCGGTTCTCGACTATCAGCAGGTGTACTCGCTCGAGGACGTGGCTTCCCTCATCGACGCCGATCCGGATACGCTCCGCGCGTCGATCCGGGACAGACTCGTCTCGTATCCCGAATCCGACCACGACGGGAAGTTCGTTCACTTCCTCGTTCGCGAGCGCGGGTTCAACTACCTCAACACCGGCGAAGACCGGACGCGATACTACATGTGGTCGACGACGCCGTTTTACTCCCTCCCGTTTTTCACCGAGGCGATGGCGTGTCCGCCCGAACAGAAGCGGCGGACGAACCTCTACCGGGAGTTCCTCGCCGCGCTCGATCGGAACACCCTCGACGTCGAGTACGTCGATTACGGCGCGCCAATCAATTCCCTCGAGTACCGCGTCAAACACGCCGGCTACGAGTGGCTGTCCGAGCACCCCGAACTCAAGAAACGGGTCTTCCAGATGCTGGGGCGAGGCGGCGGCTCGTCCGGACAACCACCGACTGCCCTCGTCGACGCGACGAGCAAACCCGACGAGTTGGCCAGCCCGTTCTCGAGCGAGGCGGTCCGGCGAATCACCTGGTCGCAGGGCGGCTACAACACCCACCAGCAGTACCTCCTGCTGACGCTCGTCGCGGCCCTCTCTCAGGACGCTGCCGAGCCCGAGTCAGCAGTCGCCGATCGCGAGTGGTCCAGTCCCGCGACGATCAACCAGTCGTAACGCCACCTGCCACCCGTCTGCCGGCGAGGCTCGATAGCTATACGATCGACGCCGACGGCGCGAGCCTC is a window encoding:
- a CDS encoding asparagine synthase-related protein → MPGITVLGEPTANDVVDDVLDSVRFTDAYQRHDVRTDDSVVAYTKYDEYPVSVFETESSTVVLEGYLYGTADVDAAVSEAATLVREGDTEALSEWVAARDGDFLLLVIDDADGTMWAVNDAFGRLPTYRATIDGTTVVTRELKAVRELGRALGDELEPDPIALGQLLLLGYPLGTRTLYAGVERLPPGSLFEVGAESVTSTHEFEFDVHANGNRSVKANARRLRDQFVEACENRASVSEETLISLSGGLDSRAAIAGYTRVDGTLTAATSMRADGANTAEVNVARQVANALDVPWESYVVDRTDHHREALLDMTQGMNNLSMSLGLNFAEQVSVDHPRATFITGDGGDKAFPDLTPSKDVDSIDELVDAVLDYQQVYSLEDVASLIDADPDTLRASIRDRLVSYPESDHDGKFVHFLVRERGFNYLNTGEDRTRYYMWSTTPFYSLPFFTEAMACPPEQKRRTNLYREFLAALDRNTLDVEYVDYGAPINSLEYRVKHAGYEWLSEHPELKKRVFQMLGRGGGSSGQPPTALVDATSKPDELASPFSSEAVRRITWSQGGYNTHQQYLLLTLVAALSQDAAEPESAVADREWSSPATINQS